The DNA sequence ATGACTCCGAATGCTTAGGACAATGTCTAGGACGAATGCAATCTCCTTCAGGTCCTATGACATAACCAGGCTTACAGAAACAGCCTTCCACACATAAAGCAATGCATGGCCGGGCCTTGTCATCATAATTCCAACAGTTATCTGGACAAGCACTGCCACATGTtgagaaatattcatttttctcaGGGCAGCGTCGATCATCTGAAAGTTAAAgccttaaaattaagaaaagagaATGCTTATTACGATAAatgttatttcaaatttaatctcACCAAATGAGAATTTCGGTTTAAAGTTAACAGGATTTTAGAAGGTAGTTCAAATAAGAGTAAGGTCTGTAACTGTGTAACACAAactgcaaaattaaatttttgtcccCAATCgactttaatactttttttttttttaagcatcgaAAATATCCCCGTTTACCACGGACGTTTAATATACGGCTTGcaaaagtaagtagaaaaaaaaaaatatatatatatatatatatatatatatatatatatatatatatatatatatatatatatatatatatatatatatatatatatatatatatatatatatatatatatatatatatatatattaagaaaaaatattttgaaaaaatatgacacCGTATAATAAAAAAGacatgaaaatgttttatcaAATGCTTCTAGTAGgagaatgtagggcaaagtgaaatagtggggcaGAGCGaaacggtgaaatatttactccgcttttagcgccacATATCTGGTAGttagtattttaactatgtagtaatacatgtagtctattccagtcatgaAAAAGCTACCTCTGAAGATCACACCATATTATAACataagcaatttcaaaaatttatactcatattgtaatattttgctgtaaatcaaaaattatttggcCCATTATCAAATGATGAAGTTTTTGTtactaacatttaaaatattagttgAGACCGACTTGTATTTGGTAcagtatttattaaattaatattaagattatttatacattattattattattattttacaattagtcaagtgcatgcagtTCAACGTGAAATTGCTCATTCCCgtttactcattcattcattcactcactAACTCACTGACGTAATCATTTAGTGATTAATTTAtctacattccttcatttaacaattcacttatttattcatttactagtaaaaatacccggcgtcgcctgggtcagtaataattgtgagaaacaatcgctactttctttcgttttctgttttaactgaaagaactgaAAACACAATGCTTTGACGTGaataaaaatcgagcttcttccttacagataaaaataaaatagcaataagtataaagaaccaacgaatattcatttagaaacgaaagcacgaatttaagcatataaaaatttgaagaatttccaaaatatgaactaacaaaaacaaagatcactgaaaaaaaccgtgcgctttatttagttaaattgtacacactcaaaagaaaaagaaaaaagctttctactatgtttctttaaggatgcaaaaagtagagtttccaaatgtttaaacgactttaaactcatgtctgctccggagaagccttgattcaaaattttcattatgattacttttattattgctgttgttaggcaacgaatttttgtaacaatgggttttatattcgcaacttcaaagctcgaatacgctgccttgcggtgattaaccatactaaagaaaaaggtaaaacattccattccacgagttttctttggggtaaatttccggcttcaagcagtttgtggtgtaatgtaatttcagaagaataaaaaagaaatacgaaaaaaaagaagcacaaatacgatgaaaaagtactgtcattcactaaacgtcaaagcaagttataagttatggcatttgtttgtttcaccttttttcatccgccattagacagtggctgccgCGCCCcttataatttattggagttgcgaatttaattatttaatggggaaatgatatgaaatttattgttttccaccataactttttacaactaagtttttaaggaataaattacagcctaagttgctccctcaatatgtatctatctatggtgaaaaatggttaaaatccgtccagtagttttgaagtttaccccggacatccggacagagattagccctttatgtataaagattcattcacttgttttcttattcattcacttttatttacttattgatttttccccatttataaatttatttatttattattttttcttttcgatacctttccatttattcattcactagcTACGTTTCCCGGCTTTgtccggtccaccttgaaaataaaaattgtgtcaagtgacgtatattcaacaatcaggcgtaaaaaataagttaaaaaaaacatcatgatttcctttctaaacaatgacgacagatattaaaatacttttaagaaattaaatccagaaagatggatttaaaatgcataaccatggaaacacaaaataaaataagtttaaggaattaaaatgcgaaagaaaatggttcacaatttgaatggaatcgagatttctgaaacttgatttaaaaaggcttgtaactttttttcctttcgagataaaagcttatttttacgaccataggtcgagttaattctggagtaaaaaaggtcgctttttccaatggcgtcaaaaagaaagctgtgggacaactccttcatcttttattgatttatttaatgaagaaagtagtacctaaatttcagctaagcctaaaaaaattcgagctaaaaacgcaaataactcccgctgtgataaagttagagcattgaaacaaatagcataaaacgcggaaaattctaccctttcgaacgatatgtaatattaatatgtgaaagtattttttcacccccatcatcgggaatttatgagaaaatctgccttaaattggaataaaaaaagaactacgcatcgaatttttttcgaactgttctgcaaaccttctcaggacttaaaggaacaaactgtgaaaatttcagcaaaattggccgggtagttctcgagttttgcgagttcaaacaaacagacgctttttgcagacttcattttatactatgtagagattcttttatttactcattcatttgatttaaaaaaaatacaatcaggtagaatttattggaaaaatatttcatttttcacttttccccatacaaaaaaaagtgaaattttgccCCGTTTTCTAAGCCACAAATTTACTgtctaaaataaaagaaagaattcgTTCTTcatgtactataattttcaaaaaaaaaaaaaaatccagtttgttcattctgaaaaagataagtcatcttaactatttcactttgccccacattcccctacaataagaacaaaaaatgaatatagaAAAGTATATTCATATGTTTTAACAACGTATTGATTGATATAAAAATAGTGTTACTCATTTTGAATATTTGTTAGTTTATGCTTTTTAACTGCTTATTCTGGTGTAATCTTGTtgaatttggcgtttattccgcaaatgttcactcaaaattatctaaatttttaataattaacacCTTGTTGTTTTTCCCTGCCTTGTAGTATTTAGTATTAGACCTATGGGCTTGGCAAGAAATTGAACAGATATTGCCCAGTTGACATCGTTTTTGGCGGATAATTTTTGCGGCAAATTTGGCGACAGTTCGAGCATACCTTATACCAAATGGATTTTGAACTTAACATGTAATTTGAACCAAATAGATTACTCCAATGACTCTAGAACTTACTAAAATTTTGCAGTAATATCTTCCAAAATTATACAAATCTAAGAGTAAAATGGATGCTTCCGTCAGTCTTAGTTTATACGATAATGTTTTTCAGCTGTGATTTTTATCTCACTCTTTGATTGTTTTCGCAAGAGAATACGTGCTTACAATAGTAATTTTTGCGATTTGCTTAGTGGCTGTTGATATTTTAGCAATTGTtaatatttatttgtgaacatTTGGAATTCAAGTTTTTGTAATTTTACAAAGAATCAACTGTTTTTCACGAACACGTGGAATAAAGGTGGACTCGTAATACTATCTTTGAGATTTCCTTTTGATGCTTAGCTTTAGAAATCACGTGGTCTCTAAACCCGTATATAAAAACAGATCTAGTGTAAAATGGTTTTTTGTTTGTTAGTTTTtaaatacactgcttgacaattgctaaggaacaagtgatttatgctaattagtacctcaaccacctggacaatggaaagaaattcaagttcagatggcgtggtagacaaagactcgttatctgtataaaagacagtgcatacacgctcaagattcgtacgaaaattcacactgtttggtttttaacaaaaatagtgctggatgttaaaaaaggtttttctctgaaattctgtttggttcttgaaatacttaagagtaaaatgtcagcaagacgtCATTTGAGTATCTAACATCGtagacgagcggttggacgactggaagcaggtcaaagtgtcaccactgtgactgctgcaatgggtgtataaaaaagtgccatctcccgattaaagacggccgctAAAGGTGGAAacgttttgcaaaagcatgccgggggtcatggtaggaacaccacaccttcagaggatcgctatgtagccctcgtggcaaaaaggaacagaaatttcactcttggatagatagctgcaaatctaacaaccgctaccggtacgcatgcttctgcaagaaccatctcacagcgagtaaataatgtcggtttgtatgcaaggAAGCCCGtgcgttgcatccaagttcaaccacgccatcgtcgggagagattacgctggtgtaaggaacatattgatgggatcatcaaaattggtctagagtgatattctctgacgaatctcgtttcagtgtgacaagtgattctggtcatcaactactgtggagagagcgtggaacacgttatgcacaaaaatttgttcacgaacgtgatcggtacggcccaggcgtcatggtgtgagcaggcatcatgcacaatggcagaacaccgcttcacatttttaaataagaaagcgattcgtcgcaaatgtattgcagatatgttatgctggaccatgttcgtctttttaggggagCTGTaagtccagactttctcttttcggatgacgatacacggccacactggagcataGAAGCGTTAGACACatgaaaaagtgaaaacattctccgtatgcagtggcctgcttactttcccgacttaaatccaattgatcttgtctgggaggctcttggcagacgtgctgcgcgaagaaccgtccctcccaaaacagtacaagaactcaaatccgcaatgagagaggagtgggaaaacatcccccaagcacccttcaataattagtggggagtatggaaaacagatgtgaATTGTGCATcggtgtccctggtaatcatacattatattaatttattcatgtctccatcattttgacctagatcattttttttatggttgtatgaaaatcatctaagtaggattatttttttatttttaagtttttacttcattgatgcagtaatatcagtattattttgtacttataataaaggcacatcctccctactaactatatatttcgttctgtttctttaatctttATCGATTCTTAACTGTtctaaaaaacgtaattgttccttagcaattgtcaagaaGTGTAcatgaatgaaaacaaaaacaaaaaaaaaaaaaaaacgataatcgTAGAACCAAAAGCAACATTTATCAATCGGTTTTTCATGAAATATCTTGTAGGGGCTGGCTTTTGCAGAAGCAACTGCTTTGGACGACTCTCGAGAACACATTTTTCTACGAAAGGAATCTTGAAACCATTGGTTTCTTTCGAACGCAATTCTATGACTCTATATTTTTGGTCATGCAAGTGTCTCCGAAAATTTTGTAGAGTTCTTAAACCAAGAACATAAGCCATATCGAGATCTAAtataaataatgaacaaaagtgaatgtaaaagtatgtataaataatgaaaaagagaTGACCTCTTCTATTTTTGTTAATTGCTCACAGTAATTTGATTTCAACAACTTTCTGTTTTTGGATATGcacgtatttttttctaaaaatcttttttttaactgtagaGCACCTACAACAAAGACAAGATATCATAAAAAATGACCTAATTTGCTCTACCAGGTAGTTTTAAATTAgtggataaaattctgctatgtGTCTTTTGAGTTAAAtcaagttcaatttttaaacaataacttgATGAGAATTCTGGCACAAATAtcaattaaatgaataattt is a window from the Uloborus diversus isolate 005 chromosome 6, Udiv.v.3.1, whole genome shotgun sequence genome containing:
- the LOC129224563 gene encoding venom peptide SjAPI-like isoform X2, whose amino-acid sequence is MLASANSLLFLLTTLSPLNETPETTTISDSECISTESYSLDDRRCPEKNEYFSTCGSACPDNCWNYDDKARPCIALCVEGCFCKPGYVIGPEGDCIRPRHCPKHSESFPIQRSTYFGD